The genome window TGAGCTGGCTCTATTCCCTTCTTTCTATATCACCCTTTcatctctttcatctctctctcactcatctcTCCATCAGAGTCAGACTCTCTCATCCTTGACTGCGTCAGAATGACAAATATAGTGATGAATAGGCACATTTTCATGCATTGCAGATTTTccaaatatacatttatttatccaTTGCACAAATCCACCGTATACGCTTCCAGTGGGACCTGAATGTCTTTTAATGTCATCATATATAATGGTAAATTATGTATTTCTTAAGACACTTATGTTGCTGAATAGTTACTTATGTTTTGATTGGTCTGTCCATAAGATTTGCTTAACACGTGTTTGCACCAATTTCTGTTGTGGAGGTAACAATTTATAGAGGAGTCCCTAATATTTCTCTAGTGGTTGGAGAACAAGCTTTGCTTAGAATCAAGTGAACTGAGCCAAAAGATGTGTCATGAACTGACACTTGAAATTCCCTGCAACCAGAAGCACTTGTCAGGAAATTGGCAGAATGAGAGGGAAACAATGTTATTGTGCAATGATAGTGTCTGCCTGAGTGGTTTTGCACATTTTATTTAGTGAGATGTTGATGACAACTGGTTGTGGATGTTTTTTACAGGTAGATATTTTATTCAACAGTAGAGGGCAGTCTTGCTCTGAATCTAAACACAAGAGGTTCTTGTAAATCCAGAAGATACATAGGcccaccccttcctcttcctcctcctattCAGAACCAATCTGTGACTTTCAGGGTTCATCACTTATTCAACAAAGGGCTGAGGTGTGACATGAAGTAGCCTTATCATAGTATAAACGTCCATTTTTACTACTTGTTCATCTGTGCATAATCAGAGGCCGCTGACTATGAGTCATCTGTATTGAGCCTTATGTCCACTGTCATGCTTGTACTgaactgtgtgtgcttgtgtgcttgtgtgtttgcggGAGTGCGTTACGGTTGGGGTTTTGTATGTCCTGTATGTAGGTATAGTTATTTAGAGTTATTTTATCTCATACAGACTCACAGCAGACAGGGTGTGAGATGAGATCCTGCAgaactgacaaacacacatacacacacacacacacacactgtcgaaACCCTGGAGCAAGCGTGTAGACAAATACGTCATAGTGACCGAGCCCTTTACCCCAGCCTGCCATCTTTGAAGTATGGTTACGTGGTGTGAGCTGAAGGTGGAGCATGAGCATTAAGTCACAGTAACAGCATGTTCTAATTGCAAACCGCCCGCTTCTCCAAATCAGTTCACATAACATTGTAATCACAAAGTCAGTGGGAGGGGAATTAGATGAGAGCAGAAAGTGGTAAGATGTTGTAGACACACAACTGGAAGTTCATTTAGTATTTTACCAAATAGTGTATAAGAGCCTTCATCAGGTTGACAGTCGGGATGAAGATGATCTGTTCTTATGAGGATATTGTGGTTATGGCTGTGAGGCAATAAGGTGCATGTTGAGAAAGAAACAAAGTATCTAGACAATGCAATTCTTTGTTCTTAGTCTCAGGAGCCAAGCTGAGTCCCGGTAAATCAGACCAGGGGAGAAACAGCTAGGAAGGCTTTTCTGACTGGACCCCACCCTCAGGCCTTCCAACAGCCAACCCGCTCAAGAAACAGTCACTGCCCTCTGACTGAAGTTAGGAGAGGTACACTTTGACTGGGTTCACATCACAGGCAATATTGAGGGTTCACAATTGCATCTGATCAGATGTGTTGCGTTCTTTCAAAATATGATCTGCATTTAGCGTTAATGTGTGGAGGGCGGTTTGTTATTGTAAAAGCGTAACCGCTATGCCGTAGCCTACTGTAGGATGATTATCCCGTGACGGGTCCTTACACAGTCTAATCTGAATAAAGAATGACAAGCATTCTTGCGTTGAGGCAGGGGGAGGTTACAAACTGCCCTGGAGACTCAACGAAGTTTTGAACTACTGTTCAACAACGGAACACGGCCTCAAGTGGGCTACCAGTTGAtgaaatgaacgttaaacgaaACGAAGCGCGAGGATTTCGCCAAGAAAGTACGTCGGAGAAGGCGTGATTATCGTTGGGCACCGGAGACAGTAGCGACACAATGGGACAGGCGGCTGTCTCTACCTTGTCTCACAACACAAGCGGTGAGTGTGCTGCTCACTCGTCGCAACGCATTCCGCTATCTCATTGTTCAGGAAGTCGGTATGTTACTTACTTCGTCTCAACGACTATTTGGCTAACTTTAGCCCATCACAGCCTGATACGCGTAATTGTTTATTAAGTATGCACAAAGTAGAGGACTTTAATATGCGTTTGCCCTAAAGTTAAATTAATGTCACtttgttgttgtgattgttTCCGTAAGTGTGAAGTTTCCGTGGTCATGATTCTGTATCACTCACACGCACAGTTAAATAAACCCACACTGCTTTAAATCATGAATTCACCAAGTAGGCCTAAATTAAACCGGAAAATTAAACACaagaaaataagaaagaaaatgaaaagaataGGATCAAGGTGTTTCCCCACATTGTTAATTTATGAACAAACTGCTTAAGGCAGTGCTTTTTTTTGTTCAGATTGAAGTTTCCGTTAAGGAAAGAGCCTATAGGCCTTCATATTTCTACGGTCCCTAGTAGAGAGGTATGAGTTCTGAAGTTTTATTTAACTCCTCAAGTCTCATCAAGAACCTCTCATCGATGGGACTGTAACGGCTCGGTTGTGATGGGTCATCATGGTTAAGTTATGTCTTTTAAATTGTAAATAGGATGATTCATTGTAGattatttaaataaatgttcaGGTATTTTTACCTTTAATGTTTTTAGAGTGAgtagtggagagagaggtttaCATTCTGAAAGGACccaggctggatttgaaccccaGCCCACATCCAATGCATGTAATCAATTAATAAGATGTTACCATCAGGGTTACACACATTTATATTCATTGGGCTTCCATAAAATGTATGGGATGGCTTCAACTAATCACAACAGCAATCAGTTTATCAATTAACTCGACTATAAGCCCATTCTAAAGGGTCATTGGATTTCCACTAGTCATTTTCCAATAGTAGCCTAAGTTTAGCACCTGTGAGAGCAGCATGGGTGGATGGACCAAGTGGGGGTGTGACTTGTAGGACTTCAAGCTGTCATTGCTATCCGGAGGTTATCtaggcaaacagacagagaggcagacactaTCATTGTTCTGTAACATGGTTTTCCGTTTACTGTCTGCAGCTAATTTGCGCCGTCAAATTTGGCCAACATTGGCACATTTTTGGAAACTTTTAAGACTTGAAAATACCCCAAAATAACCTTAAAGTTCCCTTGTAAAAGTTAAGCAGCCTTCCCCAGTGAGTGAAGAagcctctcccctttctctctctctctctctctctctctctctctctctctctctctctctctctctctctctctctctctctctctctctctctctctctctgttgctgttATAGCCTCTGGCATGTGCAGACAATGGAGAAAACATGTGGAGAGCGTGTAGAGATGAGAACGGCACCAACCCAAGCAGGGATGGGGAGGTCCTGTCACGGACGGTTGTCTAGTGTAATAGGATGTTCTTTTGTCTTTGTTAGGGCACAGGACCCATGAGTGGCATTGGATGTCTTTTTAAAAGACACTTAGTTTAACTGACGTCATTTTCTGCACGAGTCATCGTTTTACAAATAAAGTGTACTGCATTTTGTTGAAATGTTCTTGTTCTTATTTCATATTCACAACATCGCTACGGGTTTCAGTTTCAGTTAGCTCCAGCTATTATTCACCTCGTAATGTTATTTATCTTTCTCTGGCTTATTGTCTGTCTAtcatttttgtctctctctctttctttctcctttgcATTTTCTCTTCCTGTTCTGCTGAGAGATCCATGTTTGTGTTGGTCAACTTGAGGTGATCTGTGAGGTGTTCTCAGGACCTGCGTCAGAACTCCAACCAAACTCCTACCTCTCTCCGATTAAGTCCTGATCTGTCTGGCTTCCACTCTTCTGAGAGACTGTGGGGGGTGATTGTAAACATGAGTGTTTTTCCTGTCATTAGCCACACAAAGAAGGTGCTGAAGCAAAACCATTGTTCTGCTCTGATATCAATATGGAGCCAAGACCCTGGGAGAGAAGGCCAGAGGCTGAGGGGCTGGAAGCTGGAGGATGGGGCAGAGgtagaagctggaggctggaggctggggcagagctagaagctggaggctggggcagaggtagaagctggaggctggaggctggggcagagctagaagctggaggctggaggctgtaggctggggcagagctagaagctggaggctggaggctggggcagagctagaagctggaggctgtaggctggggcagagctagaagctggaggctgtaggctggggcagagctagaagctggaggctggggcagaggtagaagctggaggctggaggctggaggctggggcagagctagaaTCTGGAGGCTgtaggctggggcagagctagaagctggaggctggggccgagctagaagctggaggctggggcagagctagaaTCTGGAGGCTGTAGGCTGGGGCAAagctagaagctggaggctgtaggctggggcagagctagaagctggaggctgaggcagagctagaagctggagACTGGGGCTgagctagaagctggaggctggaggcagagctagaagctggaggctgtaggctggggcagagctagaagctggaggctggggcagagctagaagctggaggctggaggctggggcagagctagaagctggaggctgaggcagagctagaagctggaggctggggccgagctagaagctggaggctggggcagagctagaagctggaggctgaggcagagctagaagctggaggctggggccgagctagaagctggaggctggggcagagctagaagctggaggctgtaggctggggcagagctagaagctggaggctggaggctggggcagagctagaagctggaggctggggcagagctagaagctggaggctgaggcagagctcgaagctggaggctggggccgagctagaagctggaggctggggcagagctagaagctggaggctggggcagaactagaagctggaggctgtaggctggggcagagctagaagctggaggctggggcagagctagaagctggaggctgtaggctggggcagagctagaagctggaggctggggcagagctagaagctggaggctggggcagagctagaagctggaggctggggcagagctagaagctggaggctgtaggctggggcagagctagaagctggaggctggggcagagctagaaTCTGGAGGCTgtaggctggggcagagctagaagctggaggctggggccaagctagaagctggaggctggggcagagctagaaTCTGGAGGCTgtaggctggggcagagctagaagctggaggctggaggctgtaggctggggcagagctagaagctggaggctgaggcagagctagaagctggaggctggggccgagctagaagctggaggctgaaGGCATagctagaagctggaggctgtaggctggggcagagctagaagctggaggctggggcagagctagaagctggaggctggaggctggggcagagctagaatctggaggctggggcagagctagaagctggaggctggggcagagctagaagctggaggctggggccgagctagaagctggaggctggggcagagctagaagctggaggctgtaggctggggcagaggtagaagctggaggctgtaggctggggcagagctagaagctggaggctgaggcagagctagaagctggaggctggggccgagctagaagctggaggctggggcagagctagaagctggaggctggggcagagctagaagctggaggctgtaggctggggcagaggtagaagctggaggctgggacCTGGAAACTGGGTCAAAATTGGGGCTTGGAGGAGGCACTATATTAGCATCACTTAGCTTCACTTCCAGGATATAGCTTGTAGTCCTGTCTGTGTTATCAGCATCAATACCATCCGGCTGTGCCTTCATATTGCCAGCTTGTTAACTACAGTGTTTAGGGTAGGTGGTCACGTGTTGGTGAGTCAGCGTAATTGAACCTGGGAAAGGACAAGATGAGGATAGAAGCAATACTGACGAGTGAAGTATTTAAGCAGCACCCATGATGTGTACGTGTACTGCATATGTGTGCCTCTCTCAGTCTAGTGTTGATTGGTTGGGGCTGCCCAGAAAGAGCAGCCCCTAGCTCcgacacactatcacacacagcCACTAATGAAATCCATCATATGACCGTGAGCCCGGGGTGACAGTCATACTCCTGACTCAACGTCAACAGCAAACCTGTGTAGAACACTGAGCCAGTCATGGTGAAGGCCTTCCCCTGTAAAAAGGTCCATGTGTATGTTTCTGAAGGACTTTCCCCAGTCTAACTGTCTGAGTGATGTTGGTGTTTGTCAGAGGGAAAGTCCTGTGTTGGTCTGGGGAGATGTCACTTCCCCACATTGCTTTGTTTGAACAGATCTCTCTTCACTTCCCCTTCCCATGAccctctacacacatacactactgATGTGCAACGGGCCTAATGGAAAcggacataaacacacatacacacattcacactgacatattcacacacatacggtATACTCACAGCAAATGAAAGGACAGAGGACAGGtctacagtagagtacagtggcTTATTGATAGGTTATTGTTGAGCCAAGCCACAGGCCGCCCCggtcccccctccttctcctgagCCCTGAGGAAACGCCacacctcccttcttcctccacacaagctgtgtgtgtgagtgtgtgtgtgtattatatgtgtgagtgtgtgttcacttACCATGTAGCTACTCTCAGGAGTGTTCCAGAGGCTTCCGTTCCCTCTGCTGCTGCTTGTcaaacaggaagaggggagtGCCTGGGGAGGGACGGGCATCTGGTCGTTTTGGCCAAGAAAAGGAACTCACAAAACTCTGAACATTCACATGGAGATATTAAACTGACAAATGACAGCGCTGTATCACACCCTAGGCTAGCGCAGTGCGTAGGGAACTGATTTCTCTCTCTGGCGGTAcccaggggaaaggagagaagtgTTTATCTGCATACTGAATGACCAAATGCACCGGAGGGCAGAAAGACTATCAATACGTCTTATAATATATGAGCCTCAATAGAGGTGAAGCTGATTTCATTGtgtatatttatgtatgtatgtatgtatgtatgtatgtatgtatgtatgtatgtatgtatgtatgtatgtatgtatgtatgtatgtatgtatgtatgtatgtatgtatgtatgtatgtatgtatgtatgtatgtatgtatgtatcatATTTTCTGGACTATAAGTCACACTTTTTCATAGTTTGGCTGGTCCTGCGACTTctatatcaaaatatatataatttaacatgttttaaatgttaatttATACTGACTGACATGAACCAAAGTAGTTCAACGGATTCAGTGATGTGGAATGAAATCAGGAGCTTGGTGAACTAGCTTGTTGGACTCGCTAGCTTGTTATGTTAATTTAGCCTATTCAGCCTCCCAGGTATGTTCTCTATGCTATTGTGTTGCTGAATAACTGTTAATGTGTTTGTTAACATACCGGACAcctattcagcctgttgttctgtgtgctattgtgtagtttaataacttgcctttccagattaaatgtctgttcttggtcttggattttgtgaaatacatttcgAAATAAATGTGATATGTAGTCCAGTGTGAttaatatatgtttttttcctctttatGTCGCATTTTTTGACTGATGCGACTTATACTCCAgagcggtatgtgtgtgtgtgtgtatatgtatgtatgtaactGGGgtctgaccagtgtgtgtgtgacctttcCCACAGTTGACGGACTGGAGAAAGCGTCCTTGGCCAACTGTGATGTGGTCGTGGGCGGCCCTGCTACCCAGAATGCTCCACTGAAGCAGCGGGGGAAGCTGTCCACGTTGGGGAAGCTGTTCAGACCCTGGAaatggaggaagaagaagaccaGCGACAAGTTCCAGGACCTGTCcaaaggtgtgtatgtgtgtgcgtgacagagtgtgtgtatctgtgtgtgtgtctgttgaatGCTTGTTTGAAAGAGCAGTGTGGACATTGGTTTAGTTGGAATATCAGTTCAGGCCATAAATCAAAGTATAAATCAAACATCTACATTCTGTAATATCATTCTAACACCACATAAGTAGATGCCATGTGTATGGTGCATCTGAGTAGGATGCTGGTATAATTGACATAATGATGTCTAATTAATTCGCCACTCTGTGTAGAGTAGGTCTCGTCACCCCTGCTTGATGAACCCAGCTCATCTGGGGGGGCCCTGCTCGCCCTGAACACATCCCCAAACTCAGCGTGACAGTGGAACATGAGAATATGGccgtggggggagagggggtgcagGGCTCTGTGTAGCTGTGAATTCAAGCCGTGTTCCGCTTCAGAAAAGATGGTTGTTAGGCAGGGTCTCTCTGGAATTGCATTGGGCCACTATATCACAGCTGTTTAATGACTGCCTGACAACTGTTGgtgtgtttggctgtgtgtgcgtgtgtgtgtgtgtgtgtgtgtgtgtgagagagagagacagagataaagggagttagggagagagagagtctgctcTATTGTGACAAAGGTCAGGGCTTTAATGACTGTAATATCTCGACATTGATTAACCGCTGCTGAGCTCCACTACCTTCCCCATCACATTCGCAATTCAGTTTCCTCCTCCCTAAATTCTATTTGTGTTGTTATTGCATCTTGCATCTTGAATGCACTCAACTGTGTATTTAATTACTTGCTTTAATATCTGGAAAGTGGGGTTTGACAGACACTGGTAAGTGTAATGAGTCTGACCTTCTCTTGTCTGCTGCCCCTGACAGTGCTGGAGAGGAAGATCTCCACacggcagagcagagaggagctgaTCCGGCGAGGAGTCCTCATCCCTGACCAAGGTCTGGCTCATCCCTGAGCAAGGTCTGGCTCATCCCTGAGCAAGGACCAGCAGGAGAGCATCAGAGGGCCATAGTAGGGTCCTACTGGGGTCATGCTTGGCGTCTGGGCTTCTGCATCACCACATACAAAATCAGATGGGTCAGGCAGGAGTTGTTTCTAGACATAGTGTTTTGTAGATCGCCGGGGATCTCTGTTTCAGTCCGTGTGTTGATTGAGTCAGAGTGCAGTTTTAGTCACAAGTGTGGTTCAGTCAGTTAAGTGACCCATGCTAATCCCATAAGTCCTGCTAACTGCCGACCTGCTTCCCTCCTCCCAGACGAACCAATCAACACAGAGACGCTGAACGGCCATGCAACACCCAGTGGGACCTCAGAGGAAGTTAAAGTCAACATTGAGTCATCGGAAACAACATCCTCCGACGAGCAGGCTGTGCCgtcagaggagatggaggacggGATGGGAACAGGTAAACAAGCTGCTGGATGTGCTGGTTGGAGAATACCCAGGTCCTGGAGAGTCTAGGGCTGATTCTGGTACCGTTACTCTGGGTCCTAGTTCTGGAATGCTCATATGCTCACAAGTCAGAAGCTAATGAATCGACCTGAAGCCATTTAGAGAGCTGAGAGTGTACCTAATTTTGCAGCCACTATCCACCAGTGAAGTAAACCCTTTCCTAATGTCAGACATTATCTAGCAGGACCTGCCAAAGGATGGCCAGTGGATGCTTTTTAAAGTGTTGTGGGGGCTTTTTTCAATTCAATTTCTATTGACCTTCACATTTCGTACCCATTAAGAAGTCTGCATTTTCAGTTTTCCAGTTCATTAGGATCATTATCCATGGTACACTGCTACGGTGCATAGTGcttgcaggtacacacacacacacacacacacacacacacacacacacacacacacacacacacacacacacacacacactcacacacacacacttctaacaCACCCCTGTTTTTAAGCCCCTCCTGCAAGGCTACAAATCCCTTCATGTTAATCTCCAAAGATCAAAGTCTCCTGTCAGTCTATATCAGAAGGTAGATCAGAGGGGGCTGAGTGTATTCCTCCTGGGCCTCCTAAACCACCCTGAACTGCTCTGCTCTCTAGCCTGGTAATCCTCTCCACTGCTGCCACCCTAAAGCCTCAAGACCAATGCTGGTCTCTCCTAGGGCCCCCTTAAGTCTGAAGACTGAGACCTAAGATCACTGAATGTCTCATGTTCTCCTGACACTAAAATGCAGACTCTTTCTCAGGTCTACCAAAAGCTCCACAACTACACATACACTGCCTGATCTGTCTCATGTTCTCTTAATGACCATCCCTTGTCTGTTTGGGGCTATCAAATAAGGTTAATCAGAACCagaaaatcagaatcagaatctctCGCCGTGGTATTCTATTGTGCTGTCTGACCTTCTTTTGAACCCTCTACTCGCCTGTCTCTTTTCTGGAGTTTTGTTACTTTAGAGGAGTatatcttccccctcctctacccccctcaGAGAGGCGTAACACCAAACCCCCTCCTCAGGGAAAGCAGCCCAGAACACCGGAGGTCCCTACTAAAAAACAGCCTGTAGGCAAAGCTTCTGCCCCTGCCAGACCTGAAGGGGGTGCTACAGGCTCAGCAGGGCGCAAGGAGGCCTCAACAGGGACCAAAAAGCCTCCCAAAAGCACAGGCAGCAAGGCTGGCCCTGCGTCTGGCCCCACATCCACCCCTGCATCCGCCCCACCAGCCAAAGCTAACCCCAGGAGCACTAATCGCGGGGCTGGTGAGTATTAGTGAGGTAGGCAGGCAGAGCAACCTGGCCTGTCTGCATGGAGATTACCCAGTGACCGTGTTGGCATGAGGAAGACCCCAGACAGCCTGCCATCCCTCTGATTGCCCCCTCGTTGCCCTCCGACCCCTTGCCCAGCCACTCCTGTGATGTGGCAGTGTCCTTGTGACCCCCGCAACATGGTCCTGCCCATACCAGGATGAGATTCTGAGATCCTGTaaatatgtctctctctctttctccttgtgcAGAATCAGGGAAGTGAAATGACTGCATCAGTGGACTTCTCTATTTTAAGATGCCCACTACGATGTTCCCGTTTTGGATTACTGCATGGATgtgattgtgtctgtgtatgtgtgttcctgTTTGACCCTGAGATACCAATGCATGTGATGAGCATGTAGGTCACAGTGTTGAATTTACCGGAGAAGAAATCAGATTTGTGTACCCCTATATTAGTTTATTTACAtcttatcctcctcctcttatcgctctcttctctcctctggctGTCAATGTGAATGTCCTCTTTTCTTCCCGCTCTGACTGAATCTCCTATTGATCTGCTGATGCCTGGTCCTCTTTGAGCAAGAGTGCTGCCCAGAATGGAGCTGTTAAATTTAGTCCAGAAGGGTTTGACAAAtgtgttttgtattgctttaagtGAATGACTACTGCTAAACAGAAGCCATAAGTAAATCTAGTATTTTAAAGCTGCATTGGAAGCTGCTGAAATTCTGTTAGCTGCTGAATTCCACCAGCATCAGTATGACCTAGCTTCCTCTCCTCGCAGTCAAATCCTCCCATCCTAAGAAGACAGGAGCCCCATCAAAGCCTGCAGCACAGACCTCCAAGACCACAGGCCAATCATCAAAGACTGTGTCCCATCCCTCCAAGACCTCAACCCTGCCCCACTCCTCCGCACCAAGATCCAAGACCTTGGATGtcacagggacagacaggaagaccaACAGGAGGTCTGAACCTTCCAAAtcatcctctgccccccccaagGCCTCCCCTGAGACTGACAGTCTACCTGGAGAGTATCACCAGACCACCCATCCTCCAGGGACAGAGAATCACGATCCCCTCTTCAGCCCAGAGACTAAGCCCACTCCTGATGGCCGTAAGACAGGGGCGGAGGTTGACGGCGCGCCTGGGTCTGACCCGGAGGCTGGAGCCAAAGCCCCTCATGTTAACGTTGTTACTGAGGAGACCTCCTTTACAGAGGGGGAGAGCCACAGCTCCTCACAGGGAAGtcaggaggctgggagagagggagagggaggagcagagagccCCCAATCAGGTGATGGGGAGGGGTGCACCGAAAATCACCAGAGGTGAGTACTAGCACTCTGACATACCACTTCATTATAAGGGCTTGAGTGTCTCATCAggcttgaggtgtgtgtgtgcgtgtgtatagtTGACTGTTGTTCTCTGTCATACTACCAGACCAGCAGGTGGTGATGGTGAGCGACAGAGTGTGAACGTGCAGGAGCCTGAGGTGACTTTTATCCCTGACCGGCCCAGAGACAGCCAGGCCAGCGACTCCGACTCAGACGGACCAATCTTGTACCgcgatgaagaggaggaggaggaagaagaggatgaaTACACAACCAGTATGGGAATGGATTTTCAGATGTTCATAGCGTTACTCCTGCGTAAAATATTCAGTGGCCATGTCTAAGCCAGATATGCCTTGCATGTAGTCGAACCTGTACATTTCCAAGAATGTATGTACATACATCCAAGCATTCCTCagtttgtttttaacatctAATTTACCCATAATCACAGCCTTCTCTTGTTGTACCAACCTTCCTTCACAATTGTTCTTCACTTCTCTCTACATGTCATTTTATAGCCTGATTTTCTCTAAAGCACGTTTTGAACCTAAGAATCAAGTTTTGAACCATAGAATCTAAATTTGACTCAGTGAGAGTCTTCAGTCCCAGGGCCTACACATCCTGGGGCTttatttctgtgtgtctgttttccaGGCTCCCTGGCCAGTAAGATCCGCCGCCGGGACACCCTGGCCATCAAACTGGGCAACCGGCCAAgcaagagagagctggaggagaaaaaCATCCTGCCTCGCGCCTCCGAGACAGAACGACATGAGATACGACAGCAGATTGGCTCCAAGCtcgtcaggtacacacacacaaaacacacacaaaacacacacaaacacctcttGCCCCAAGTGTGTGTTGACACAGCAGGCTTCATCTAAGATTGAGCTCATCAGTGGGGGGGTGAATCACAGAAATATCCTGACCTTTACAACAGGGCTGATGAGGTAATTGACTGATACCTTATCAGGATTATTCTGCTGCCCAGAACAGTCTTAACAATTGGATGTTACACAGTTCTATATTAGTTTATGGTTAATGTTTTAAACATAGGGTTTCCTAAAGTTACAATTGTACATGTTTAT of Hypomesus transpacificus isolate Combined female chromosome 11, fHypTra1, whole genome shotgun sequence contains these proteins:
- the phactr2 gene encoding phosphatase and actin regulator 2 isoform X7, which produces MEHALDGLEKASLANCDVVVGGPATQNAPLKQRGKLSTLGKLFRPWKWRKKKTSDKFQDLSKVLERKISTRQSREELIRRGVLIPDQDEPINTETLNGHATPSGTSEEVKVNIESSETTSSDEQAVPSEEMEDGMGTVKSSHPKKTGAPSKPAAQTSKTTGQSSKTVSHPSKTSTLPHSSAPRSKTLDVTGTDRKTNRRSEPSKSSSAPPKASPETDSLPGEYHQTTHPPGTENHDPLFSPETKPTPDGRKTGAEVDGAPGSDPEAGAKAPHVNVVTEETSFTEGESHSSSQGSQEAGREGEGGAESPQSGDGEGCTENHQRPAGGDGERQSVNVQEPEVTFIPDRPRDSQASDSDSDGPILYRDEEEEEEEEDEYTTSSLASKIRRRDTLAIKLGNRPSKRELEEKNILPRASETERHEIRQQIGSKLVRRLSQRPTTEELEQRNILKQKNKVEEHEAIQEIKRRLSRKLSVRPTVAELVARRILCFNEYVEVTDAKDYDRRADKPWTRLTPADKAAIRKELNEFKSKEMEVHVESKQFTRFHRP